One Streptomyces sp. P9-A2 DNA window includes the following coding sequences:
- the tuf gene encoding elongation factor Tu, with protein sequence MAKAKFERTKPHVNIGTIGHIDHGKTTLTAAITKVLHDAYPDLNEASAFDMIDKAPEERQRGITISISHVEYQTESRHYAHVDCPGHADYIKNMITGAAQMDGAILVVAATDGPMPQTKEHVLLARQVGVPYIVVALNKADMVDDEEILELVELEVRELLSEYEFPGDDVPVVKVSALKALEGDKEWGNTVLDLMKAVDEAIPQPERDVDKPFLMPVEDVFTITGRGTVVTGRIERGILKVNETVDIIGIKQDKTTTTVTGIEMFRKLLDEGQAGENVGLLLRGIKREDVERGQVIIKPGSVTPHTEFEAQAYILSKDEGGRHTPFFNNYRPQFYFRTTDVTGVVTLPEGTEMVMPGDNTEMKVELIQPIAMEEGLKFAIREGGRTVGAGQVTKINK encoded by the coding sequence GTGGCGAAGGCGAAGTTCGAGCGGACTAAGCCGCACGTCAACATCGGCACCATCGGTCACATCGACCACGGTAAGACGACCCTCACGGCCGCCATTACCAAGGTGCTGCACGACGCGTACCCCGACCTGAACGAGGCCTCGGCCTTCGACATGATCGACAAGGCGCCTGAAGAGCGTCAGCGTGGTATCACGATCTCGATCTCGCACGTCGAGTACCAGACCGAGTCGCGTCACTACGCCCACGTCGACTGCCCCGGTCACGCGGACTACATCAAGAACATGATCACGGGTGCGGCGCAGATGGACGGCGCCATCCTCGTCGTCGCCGCCACCGACGGCCCGATGCCGCAGACCAAGGAGCACGTGCTCCTGGCCCGCCAGGTCGGCGTTCCGTACATCGTCGTCGCCCTGAACAAGGCCGACATGGTGGACGACGAGGAGATCCTGGAGCTCGTCGAGCTCGAGGTCCGTGAGCTGCTCTCCGAGTACGAGTTCCCGGGCGACGACGTTCCGGTCGTCAAGGTCTCGGCGCTGAAGGCGCTCGAGGGCGACAAGGAGTGGGGCAACACCGTCCTCGACCTGATGAAGGCCGTGGACGAGGCCATCCCGCAGCCCGAGCGTGACGTCGACAAGCCGTTCCTCATGCCGGTCGAGGACGTCTTCACGATCACCGGTCGCGGTACGGTCGTCACCGGCCGTATCGAGCGCGGTATCCTGAAGGTCAACGAGACCGTTGACATCATCGGTATCAAGCAGGACAAGACCACCACCACGGTCACCGGTATCGAGATGTTCCGCAAGCTGCTCGACGAGGGCCAGGCCGGTGAGAACGTCGGCCTGCTGCTCCGCGGCATCAAGCGCGAGGACGTCGAGCGCGGCCAGGTCATCATCAAGCCCGGTTCGGTCACCCCGCACACCGAGTTCGAGGCCCAGGCCTACATCCTGTCGAAGGACGAGGGTGGCCGTCACACCCCCTTCTTCAACAACTACCGCCCGCAGTTCTACTTCCGTACGACGGACGTGACCGGCGTCGTGACCCTCCCCGAGGGCACCGAGATGGTCATGCCGGGTGACAACACCGAGATGAAGGTGGAGCTCATCCAGCCGATCGCCATGGAAGAGGGCCTGAAGTTCGCCATCCGTGAGGGTGGCCGGACCGTGGGCGCCGGCCAGGTCACCAAGATCAACAAGTAA